In Poecilia reticulata strain Guanapo linkage group LG1, Guppy_female_1.0+MT, whole genome shotgun sequence, one genomic interval encodes:
- the LOC103470916 gene encoding perforin-1-like isoform X2: MLPDSTSALLLLSVLLVHSSVLSCRIGTQTECDAAPFVPGHNLVGEGFDVVTQQRKEVNVIDVKTYLSPSKTCKLCTNPLKKHVLQKLPSSVVDWSYVSQCSPDIHSRLHTSVSSLVESYTTQDTNDWSVGLKVQMFVFAGLDAGGTGSNAYKFVSQRSKEDRYTFSIHSVACSHYGFILSNTPPLTLKFKKQLDILPTHYNNSTKNEFRKLINTYGTHFFRMVNLGGRLRRLISSRSCLASLNGLNARKIHTCLSMGIAVGLGKMQLSRVKKSCIRVLKNLDSATNFSSGLHQNFTEVSGGNGWLGEFSIFQNDSIDYMNWLKSLKEYPDVVSHSLRPLYELVPNELQKAAVKDAVEQYLKDNAVKKSPKEPHCEGKTPNVASNCCPLHASWGTLSVTIVRGWDLNGDTGQTDGYVKMYYGSTQHSTKIIESNNPQWDAEFNLGKVDTSLELKIEVWDKDWKSDDLLIRCEKYLIPGSHTFTCKGQYGNVEVKYMLTCDPYLTGEKCSHYKPSPLETDDW; the protein is encoded by the exons ATGCTGCCCGATTCAACttcagctcttcttctcctgaGCGTCCTCCTTGTTCACTCCTCTGTTCTGTCCTGTCGGATCGGGACCCAAACAGAGTGTGATGCTGCTCCTTTTGTACCAGGCCACAACCTGGTGGGGGAAGGTTTTGATGTAGTCacacagcagagaaaagaaGTTAACGTGATTGATGTGAAGACTTACCTGAGCCCCAGCAAAACCTGTAAACTCTGCACAAACCCTCTTAAAAAACATGTCCTccaaaaa ctTCCATCTTCTGTTGTGGACTGGAGTTACGTCAGTCAATGCAGTCCTGACATTCACAGCAGACTTCACACCTCTGTTAG CTCTCTGGTTGAGTCTTACACAACCCAAGATACCAATGATTGGTCG GTTGGCTTGAAGGttcaaatgtttgtgtttgccGGCCTAGATGCGGGAGGAACCGGCTCCAATGCCTACAAGTTTGTTTCACAAAGAAGCAAAGAGGATCGCTACACTTTCAGCATACACAGTGTCGCCTGCAGCCATTATGG TTTTATATTATCAAACACACCTCCCTTAACcttaaaattcaaaaagcagTTAGACATCCTGCCAACTCACTACAACAACTCCACTAAGAACGAGTTTAGAAAGCTCATAAACACCTATGGCACACACTTCTTCAGAATG GTTAATCTTGGAGGGCGACTGAGGCGACTGATATCTTCACGAAGCTGCTTGGCCTCCCTGAATGGGTTAAACGCAAGAAAG ATCCACACCTGTTTATCTATGGGTATAGCTGTTGGCTTGGGGAAGATGCAACTCTCCAGGGTCAAGAAGTCTTGCATTCGTGTCCTAAAAAACCTGGACTCCGCCACTAACTTCAGCTCTGGTCTCCACCAAAACTTCACAGAAGTGTCAGGAGGAAATGGTTGGTTGGGGGAGTTTTCAATTTTCCAAAATGATTCCATAGACTACATGAACTGGCTAAAGAGCCTGAAAGAATATCCAGATGTTGTTTCACACTCCCTTCGACCTCTCTATGAGCTCGTGCCAAACGAACTTCAAAAGGCAGCAGTGAAAGATGCTGTTGAGCAGTATTTGAAGGACAATGCTGTGAAGAAATCACCCAAAGAACCACACTGTGAGGGCAAAACCCCTAATGTGGCATCTAACTGCTGCCCTCTGCACGCCTCATGGGGAACTCTATCAGTGACCATTGTTCGAGGCTGGGATCTAAACGGAGATACTGGACAAACTGATGG CTATGTCAAGATGTACTATGGTTCCACACAACACAGTACCAAAATCATCGAGTCCAATAATCCTCAGTGGGACGCTGAGTTTAATTTGGGCAAG GTTGACACAAGCCTGGAATTGAAGATTGAGGTTTGGGATAAAGACTGGAAATCCGACGACCTTCTAATACGGTGCGAGAAGTACCTGATCCCTGGCAGTCACACTTTCACGTGCAAAGGACAGTATGGAAACGTTGAGGTTAAATACATGCTGACCTGTGACCCGTATCTGACTGGAGAAAAGTGCAGCCATTATAAACCATCTCCTTTAGAGACAGATGATTGGTGA